In Erigeron canadensis isolate Cc75 chromosome 8, C_canadensis_v1, whole genome shotgun sequence, the DNA window AAAACcctagtgtgtgtatatatatatatatagggtaacactccagtaaaaacacttttaaaataagaacggtgaaaacacttaaaaacatcattttgatgcattaaaagtccatagaactaacatagtgcataactaattatcattatttaagtgtttaacaacacattgatccgtcaaaatcgaaaaaatcacgttttttgttttgttcatccatcttggatgcatattcatcaaaatgttgcatccaacaaaaaacgtgatttttttaattttgatggatcaatgtgttcttaaacacttaaataatgataattagttatgtactatgtcacttttatggacttttaatgcatcaaaatgtagtttttaagtgttctcatttgttctcattttaatttggttctcatttgatagccacCCTATATAgagtaacactccggtgagaacaattttaaaataagaacggtgagaacacttaaaaacatcattttgatgcattaaaagtccataaatatatctatatatctaataaaacagtagttatctTAGTATTCTAAAGTCATCCAACTCAACTTAAAACTATCTTTATactttgccacataagattttttctatgtgtcatctctatgaatttttccatttaatatatactacattctTTTTTCgttacaatatcaataaaataaaataacaatatattagataaaatagtcaactttttatttgtttccaaataaataattgctagcaccttttttcaatatataagtttgttaattactaacCTATAAATACGTCTATATCAATATGTGTTTTGTACGAAGTGTCTAAGTCAGTATAtcaagtttatttcacaaaattgttattgctaaatgtatgtatgtattctaatattttgtttttccacTCATTAATGTAGTGAATCtgatattaagaaaatttttaatattagatttttaaatactttcaattaattttatataattttttatttaaatgttgctattttttatttaaatgttgcttattagaaattttattgattaaatactaaaagttttgaaaatataattcaagAACCATGCATCACACGGGGCAAaaatcctagtatatatatataagataaaatgagtccacctaaaaaaaatctaaaaaaagttcattgattttcgtaacttacacactacCATCATCAtgtactacgatatacaagatttttttgtaaaaacactaaaactTTCTGGTTACGGGcccgccggaaaatcatgtgtaagttatttacacatgtgtaagtaaggccggaaaatcatggtggtggtcggagatgatcatggtggtggtcggagttaacttacacatgtgtaagttacatggactttttttaggttacactcattttatctttcccctaaaaatatatagatatagatattaatataaattttgcGTACATTTATGTTTTGAAAACCATGTCTCTAAAATGTGCCGTGGTTCATTTCGGTCCCTTTATGGGCCGTGCCGCCGTAGTATTATTGGTCTCTGTTATGGGCCGTGTTCATATTGGTTTACCAATAGGCCTTGTTAAATGTTCTTTAAAGTTCCAGTATCACCTTACAATTGCAAATTAATGGActagtttttcattttaatatatgtcATATGAAAGTGATCGTTAGGTACATATGTCATAAAAAATCTAAGTTCGTGTGTAGCCAATACTTTGTGCCATGTGCCTTAAGTGACCAAATCTTTTATGTACATTCATTAAATTGCTAATTGCcacaagaaaaaaataatgatttcaTTGTATATAGAGATGTACAAAGAATATTGTACATTTCAGCGGTTAGTGGGAAAATTACCCTATAGATAGGGGGCTTAAGCCACGGATCTCTAAGTAGCTTCTTTTCACAAATCAGTTGATACCGGTTTTTCTGTAGTTGATTCTCCTGGCTTATAACGTGTAATTTTTACTCTAATGCTACGATTGTTATGTGTCACCATAATGCACGGTTCCATCAATATTGGTAATGTACGTATAGTAGTAGATTTGTCATAAGCCTGCTATACTCCAATACTCCATCATAGTAATGTTTCAATGCTAAGTTTGATCTTTATGAAATatctaaatataatatttggCAAAGCCACTAAGATATGATGATGAGAAAGAAGTACTATCAATTACATGAAATTCACGGTACAATTTTGATCTTTTTAGCCTCATGATCAGCTTTATCATTTTCGTCATTGATCACATCTTCTTCCATCTTCTTACGTTTCAAAAAATTCACAAGTCCTTCTAACACAACCTCCACATTTTCAGACTTCATAAGTTCCTCGGCGACCTCGGCTGGTGTAACCTTGTTGCAATCGATCAACTCTTTGATTTCCCTGAATCGCCAATGGTGGTCGTGAATGTTAAGGTAATTAGCCGCCAGTGTCTTGAATCCATCAATGGTCAAGTAAGACATATGAATGTGCACGTCCATCCGCCCTGGTCTAAGTAATGCAGGGTCGAGTCTTTCTTTGTGGTTTGTTGTAAATATGATTATACGTTCATCGCCACAACACGACCATAGCCCGTCTATGAAATTCAAAAGCCCCGACAAAGAGAACTACGAAAACAACAATTTCTATCTTAATAAAAGAGTTTGCATTAGAGTCagttaacaataaaaataaactcgatatattaaaataaattgtctatatatataatcaactaATGAAACAGAAAAAAAACCCCACATATATCGTTGGATATCCTCATATGATAAACCCCAAAGAATATATGAGTATTAACTacattttagacccgtgttcaaTACTGGACACGAaacttacgatattattaatattagattttcatacatttaagtcataaaagcttataattttgaagatatatacGGTTCCAAGTATTATACTTTGTAAATTGTAGTATAATAATCACATGTTTgtcactatcattattagctaagacgTATTAATGGAATTGTTTATCGTAGTCATTTTACAATGCACATGTTGCTATAATAcctctattatagaatttttctaaaccagttgtactcataatgtgatattattataaagataattaagaattaaaatataaacaaacattcaagtatatgtaaccaataacacgaataagtttattttgtaTCACATATCTTATGATAATTTAAGTGGAACCCATTTGTATCCCAAGATCGATCCTTCTTAATTTAGGTGGAACTTTATGCTTAATAATATAGTTAATGTACCTATCAAGAATTTTATTACTCATTTTCAAAAAGGGGTGTATTCATCAAGAATTTTGTGTCGACTACTATATTTATGAGTGTAACTAGCTACTTAATCAAGAGGTTCAGTTAGTGTAAGTGAAATTACACACCATATTAAAGTGGTTACTAGCTATAGACTCTAGTCTTTATAAAATTTCGTAAGTGAAATTAAATCACTTCTATGATACGATAAGACTCGCATAGAAACAACGCATGTAGCAAAAATAATAATGTCCGATAAATAAAGTACccaaattaaaaaaccaatGACTTGTGAAATTTCTATGAAGTAGACCCAAAAATTATGCATGTTTGACCACTGAAAGTGCATTATTGTACTTGCTAAAAAGACTATCAAAATGACCAGAAACAGATAGAAAAAGACTATCAAAAcgaccaaaaaaataaaataaaagaattgataacAAAAGGAACGTCATATCAAAACTAACCTGTGGATCACGAGTGGGTTTAGGTTCGGGTAGTCTAGACGGAAGAGGAATTCCCTTCCGATCGGGCAATTGTATGCTGCAATCGATATCTTCAATAACAAGTATGGACCGATTCGATGTTCTCAACATCAACTTCTTCAAACCAGAATCACTTCCAACATTCATCAACTGcaaatcatatatatcaaatttaagATAATTCGCTATGGCCGCAATCAAGCTAGATTTCCCTGTCCCTGGCGGACCGTACAACAAATACCCCCTTTTCCACGCCTTCCCgactcttttataaaaatctcTCCGTCTCAAAAACAAATCCAAATCATCAATTATCGCCTTTTTCATCTTAGGATCCATCGCGAGCGTATCAAAAGTCGATGGATGGTCTAGATCAACGGAATCTTTAGCGCCCGGTCCACTTCTATAAGATTGCAAATCATGTAACTTGACAACTTTCTTTTGGTTCTCTAACTCTTTAGATTTCCTAATAATAAATGGCAAATAAGAacttattattatctctttatactttttatcaaatttcaactctatatattttttctcaAGATAAAACCCTCCACTCGAGCTGCTTTTTCCATCACCGTCGCCGCTGCTACCatgattttgttgtgtattCTGACGGACATATCTCCATGTAACAGGAATTCCTTCAAAAGAATCTACAACTTCCTCAGATTCCGCAAACTTGATATTGATATAGTTTTCCTTGACATTTTTTGTAATCCTGtaatcattttaatatataaggacaaaatactaaaatttaacaacaaactttatatatattatattacctAAGACGCTCCGAATCAGGATTGATTTTAGTACAAATAAAGGCTTCGGCAGCATCAAACATATGGTTAATTGTCAAGCCGTCTTTTTCTTCGAAAACTAGAGTGAGCTTTGACGATTTCGGTTTCCAGTAAAATCGAACAGCATCGACGACATATCGTCGGAGTTCTCTAGGGAAGAGCTGGTTGAACATCGTACGGAAAAGCATGATTGAAGTTGACATTGAGGCATAAGCCGACAGCAGAGACGAAGGGGTCGGCATGTCCGGAAACGTGAAAGATGCCATTTTTTTGAGGAATTACTAGAGAAATATAGATATGAATGAAAGGCGATCGAATGTGTGTTTATACTCGTTTAGAGTggtgaataaataaaatct includes these proteins:
- the LOC122609681 gene encoding AAA-ATPase At5g17760-like gives rise to the protein MASFTFPDMPTPSSLLSAYASMSTSIMLFRTMFNQLFPRELRRYVVDAVRFYWKPKSSKLTLVFEEKDGLTINHMFDAAEAFICTKINPDSERLRITKNVKENYINIKFAESEEVVDSFEGIPVTWRYVRQNTQQNHGSSGDGDGKSSSSGGFYLEKKYIELKFDKKYKEIIISSYLPFIIRKSKELENQKKVVKLHDLQSYRSGPGAKDSVDLDHPSTFDTLAMDPKMKKAIIDDLDLFLRRRDFYKRVGKAWKRGYLLYGPPGTGKSSLIAAIANYLKFDIYDLQLMNVGSDSGLKKLMLRTSNRSILVIEDIDCSIQLPDRKGIPLPSRLPEPKPTRDPQFSLSGLLNFIDGLWSCCGDERIIIFTTNHKERLDPALLRPGRMDVHIHMSYLTIDGFKTLAANYLNIHDHHWRFREIKELIDCNKVTPAEVAEELMKSENVEVVLEGLVNFLKRKKMEEDVINDENDKADHEAKKIKIVP